A section of the Streptomyces sp. SCL15-4 genome encodes:
- a CDS encoding alcohol dehydrogenase catalytic domain-containing protein has translation MRAAVMYGAGDVRVEDRPDPKIVQPTDAVVRTLAACVCGSDLWPYASMPATGAGRPMGHEFLGVVEETGADVTGLNAGDLVVAPFTYSDNTCDYCARGLHFSCRNGGRYGLDGVDGGQGEAVRVPHADGTLVKLPVAADSALIPSLLALSDVMTTGHHGAVTAGVGPGDAVLVVGDGAVGLCAVIAARRLGAERIVLAGRHEARTGLGRAFGATDVVAERGEEGIVRIRELTGGVEKAIEAVGTRQALDTALGAVLDGGTISRLGVPQYEQGPIGPAEFLRNITLTGGASPARAYIEQLLPDVLDGTIVPGRVFDRTFTLDQAPDAYRAMSDRQVLKALIRP, from the coding sequence ATGCGTGCAGCAGTGATGTACGGAGCCGGTGACGTCCGTGTCGAGGACCGGCCCGACCCGAAGATCGTCCAGCCGACCGACGCGGTGGTGCGCACGCTGGCCGCGTGCGTCTGCGGCAGTGACCTGTGGCCCTACGCGTCGATGCCCGCCACCGGCGCCGGCCGCCCCATGGGGCACGAGTTCCTCGGTGTCGTCGAGGAGACTGGCGCGGACGTCACCGGCCTGAACGCCGGTGACCTGGTCGTCGCTCCGTTCACCTACAGCGACAACACCTGCGACTACTGCGCCAGGGGCCTGCACTTCTCGTGCCGCAACGGCGGCCGGTACGGACTCGACGGCGTGGACGGCGGGCAGGGCGAAGCCGTCCGCGTCCCGCACGCGGACGGCACCCTGGTGAAGCTGCCGGTGGCCGCCGACTCCGCGCTGATCCCGTCGCTCCTGGCGCTGTCGGACGTGATGACCACCGGCCACCACGGCGCCGTCACCGCCGGCGTCGGACCCGGGGACGCGGTGCTCGTCGTCGGCGACGGCGCGGTCGGCCTGTGCGCGGTGATCGCCGCCAGGCGCCTCGGCGCCGAGCGGATCGTGCTTGCCGGCCGACACGAAGCCCGCACCGGCCTGGGCCGCGCGTTCGGCGCCACCGACGTCGTCGCGGAGCGCGGCGAGGAGGGCATCGTCCGTATCCGTGAGCTGACCGGCGGCGTGGAGAAGGCCATCGAAGCCGTCGGCACCCGCCAGGCCCTCGACACCGCGCTCGGCGCGGTACTGGACGGCGGCACCATCAGCCGCCTCGGCGTCCCGCAGTACGAGCAGGGCCCGATCGGCCCCGCCGAGTTCCTGCGCAACATCACCCTGACCGGCGGCGCCAGCCCCGCCCGCGCCTACATCGAGCAGCTGCTGCCCGATGTCCTCGACGGCACCATCGTCCCCGGCCGTGTCTTCGACCGGACCTTCACCCTCGACCAGGCCCCGGACGCCTACCGGGCGATGTCCGACCGCCAGGTCCTCAAGGCCCTCATCCGCCCCTGA
- a CDS encoding LLM class flavin-dependent oxidoreductase gives MTTDDQIRLHWYLPSSGETRQFRQGGTNVVLPDRDSAGPGGFRAPTLSYLTEIALAVEEAGCTSVLVPTGSSCEDPWIVSSVLLAHTRTLRFLVALHPRTQHPLLTAHHAATFQRLAGRGRLALNVVTGEPGWEARRYGDHGDKAAQYARTDEFLRIVRPLLAGESVDHTGEYFTTQDASVTAPGRDLPADPPEIWFGGSSEYARPVAARHADVYLSWLEPLDMIMEKIKWLAEAVPEGRPAPRFGLRAWLLSRDTAEQAFADAERHLAGIDPAHAARARALLGARDSVGQARGQSLLDGATIEDPDSLHVAPNLWGGFGLLAGGSALAFVGSHSEVADRLEEYREIGVSEFILSGFPNLEEAHWLSDGLAPELRRRGLLASR, from the coding sequence ATGACAACCGACGACCAGATCCGCCTCCACTGGTATCTGCCCAGCTCCGGGGAGACCCGGCAGTTCCGGCAAGGCGGCACCAACGTCGTGCTGCCCGACCGGGACTCCGCCGGGCCCGGGGGCTTTCGCGCACCGACCCTGTCCTACCTCACGGAGATCGCTCTTGCGGTGGAGGAGGCCGGGTGTACGTCGGTGCTCGTCCCGACCGGGTCCTCCTGTGAGGACCCCTGGATCGTCTCCTCCGTGCTCCTGGCGCACACCCGCACCCTCCGTTTCCTGGTGGCGCTGCACCCCCGCACCCAGCACCCGCTCCTGACCGCGCATCACGCGGCCACCTTCCAGCGGCTGGCCGGCCGCGGCCGCCTGGCGTTGAACGTGGTCACCGGTGAACCGGGGTGGGAGGCACGCCGTTACGGCGACCACGGCGACAAGGCCGCGCAATACGCCCGCACCGACGAGTTCCTGCGGATCGTCCGGCCGCTGCTGGCGGGTGAGTCGGTCGACCACACGGGGGAGTACTTCACGACGCAGGACGCCTCGGTGACGGCCCCGGGGCGCGACCTGCCCGCCGACCCGCCGGAGATCTGGTTCGGCGGGTCCTCGGAGTACGCCAGGCCGGTCGCCGCCCGGCACGCCGACGTCTATCTGAGCTGGCTCGAACCGCTGGACATGATCATGGAGAAGATCAAGTGGCTGGCCGAGGCGGTGCCCGAGGGACGGCCGGCACCACGGTTCGGCCTGCGCGCCTGGCTGCTCAGCCGGGACACCGCCGAGCAGGCGTTCGCCGACGCCGAGCGACACCTCGCCGGCATCGACCCGGCCCACGCCGCACGGGCCCGCGCGCTGCTGGGCGCCCGGGACTCGGTCGGCCAGGCCAGGGGCCAGAGCCTCCTCGACGGAGCCACCATCGAGGACCCGGACAGTCTCCACGTGGCGCCCAACCTCTGGGGCGGTTTCGGGCTCCTGGCCGGAGGCTCGGCGCTGGCGTTCGTGGGCAGCCACTCGGAGGTCGCCGACCGGCTGGAGGAGTACCGCGAGATCGGCGTGAGCGAGTTCATCCTCTCCGGGTTCCCGAACCTGGAGGAAGCCCACTGGCTCTCGGACGGCCTGGCACCCGAGCTGCGAAGGAGGGGACTGCTGGCATCGAGGTGA
- a CDS encoding non-ribosomal peptide synthetase translates to MSDPKQVPLSVGQEAIWVAWKRDPAAWTNIIPTPFEVTGSLDVARLREAVRAIGELYPQLRGRVLATPGGLVLDRSGGPEIPVTETTTDLPRDEAVRRSWQRPFNLRRGPLARVELLRGADFTVLVLAVHHLVFDGASILVLLEALSETYAGATPVAPDHGELVRYAERSHALADGPEGASDREYWRRTLGGRDFDFRLPPSVDEAQYTVLEELIPAELAARLRLRATEIGVSYTSVLLGGYFALLRRYGGGSDVLSFVPYHGRSSASLRELVWDFVNPLPVLDRPTADDTYASLARRVHGRVRDAVAHGNLPLPAIIRAAGLTGPEAGARTHQTVFQVWNAGLRSGVDVQDLPLHHGEHRASLRLLGMESSAGFVLATMVREDSAGTHVLWKDPTGAVGPTRIAELAHDYRSILDAVATNPDTPLIDVRWDLKADPGRVEQTRPGPSAERAADESVTEMARLWADVLGVREIGPEDSFFELGGHSLLAEKLVLAVNRFYDAEAASIRTLFDHPRLHDFTAAVAPAAVPQETDDLPAADPVPSEPDRAAPGTAPAVLVRPASPHQQRMWFVDRFENGEIYPAAPTYHNLRLVLRLPETPERSRLDAAVSAVVRAHEALRTTFDHVDGQVVQRIHETVPVRPEWLPAGTGPEALRAVATAPFDLVDGPLLRVTVLPHEDGSAWLALTAHQAVADDHSLRLLARQLLGDLPEPSSFNAWHEAIPEEARRADIEARAAVLSPPPEPLRLPERRQRDAVHVYEEATVGFSVPPDTAVGTLAEGLGVAPVDVLLAAFTAVLGWYTGQTDLVLGLTHPGRRDADRHIVGPLSNLLPLRFEAQPDLTFDRLATAVAAERAHARRHEHAQFDELVRRIDPVKDMSRTALFDVLVTVLDETGPQEEAGLAGGYGKYDLHLVLRGEDGGHRGVLVFNSRYFDHDQIAALAEHFTAVLRQLAKRPHTALGDLDPLTDDERHTQLAVWNATDAAYRETTVHELVRQTAGRRPEAVALTHEGTDITYGQLLARSRRLAKVLVERGVRPGELVALLLPRGPRQIEAILAVLFAGAAYLPVDPAGPRERAAFILNDSGTRLAVTPDGAGIPGFSGATVAVDAEPGADYDLPPVAADAPAYCIYTSGTTGKPKGVVITHRNLVRLVTNERFPFVFGPSDVWTMFHSYAFDFSVWEIFGALVHGGRLVLVTEEQARDPEQFWTLLQREGVTVLNQTPSAFGRIAGREPATPKGLTRLRYVIFGGEALRPAILGDWLERRPHVRLVNMYGITETTVHASIHTVTRADVEADASVIGRPIPTTRLLLLDRLTGRRLLPVGAVGEIHVGGDGVAGGYAGRPELTSQRFVESPFGDGKLFRSGDLARYRPDGALEFIGRADDQVQLRGYRIEPGEVRAALLEHPQVHDAAVLTEPDRLIGVVATTAPLTRRDLYDHLLAKVPGYMIPGEFRTVPEIPLTTNGKVDEEALRRQPGTLPADHAAAEPVTAGSGTAAVLGQLWSELLGVSSVKPDDSFFALGGHSINAVSLIARIQQHFGVKLPMRALFEHFRLSALAALVDRQLVDRAPAVTPDAATAADQMPAAGPLQRQLWLAEQVEERSRNTVVLSWKAEGPLDLAVLNRALAGLVAGHEILRTAFVTDGGALRQVIREPWQPRIELVFVADPAEPDEELAQWLEETAAQPFDLESGRLLRFAVADLGHSHALLVCAHHLVIDGESVPTLLSELDRYYRAVADGVPAEPPRTQYREFAATGEAARGGERQRRDLDFWSERLDGVDSTVEFPEPPATPEPDGAVTVPLPAGLGQRLRHLQTRHSVSWFMVVGAALVTALHRWTGQTALTVGVPAVQPDRGAFPDLIGPTLNTVVLRSDVTANSSLGDVLAALRTETLDAFAHGDAPFEDVLQRLAPVRRPGRSPYTDVTLNMNLRSDRKAELGGTYLRPVFLDRLGAREAKTGITLTVAEEDGELTAVLSYQGTRVSAKQAGVLAAAVGDILVGLADAPERALAEPVNAHRPWK, encoded by the coding sequence GTGAGTGACCCGAAGCAGGTCCCGCTTTCGGTCGGACAGGAAGCCATCTGGGTCGCGTGGAAACGTGACCCGGCCGCCTGGACGAACATCATCCCGACGCCGTTCGAAGTGACCGGCTCGCTCGACGTGGCACGCCTCCGTGAGGCGGTCAGGGCGATCGGCGAGCTCTATCCCCAGCTCCGCGGCCGGGTACTGGCCACACCGGGCGGACTGGTGCTGGACCGCTCGGGCGGCCCGGAGATCCCGGTGACGGAGACGACGACGGACCTCCCCAGGGACGAGGCCGTACGCCGGAGCTGGCAACGGCCGTTCAACCTGCGCCGCGGACCGCTCGCCCGGGTGGAACTGCTCCGGGGCGCGGACTTCACCGTCCTGGTCCTGGCCGTGCACCACCTGGTGTTCGACGGCGCGTCGATCCTCGTACTCCTGGAGGCGCTGAGCGAGACGTACGCGGGTGCCACTCCGGTCGCTCCCGACCACGGCGAACTGGTGCGCTACGCCGAGCGGTCGCACGCGCTGGCCGACGGTCCGGAAGGCGCGTCCGACCGGGAGTACTGGCGTCGGACGCTGGGCGGACGGGACTTCGACTTCCGGCTGCCGCCGAGCGTGGACGAGGCGCAGTACACCGTGCTGGAGGAGCTGATACCCGCGGAACTCGCCGCCCGGCTGCGGTTACGCGCCACCGAGATCGGCGTCTCCTACACCTCGGTGCTCCTGGGAGGCTACTTCGCGCTGCTGCGCCGCTACGGCGGAGGCTCGGACGTCCTGTCGTTCGTGCCGTACCACGGCCGGTCCTCGGCGTCACTGCGCGAACTCGTCTGGGACTTCGTGAACCCCCTGCCGGTACTGGACCGGCCCACGGCGGACGACACCTACGCCTCGCTGGCGCGCCGTGTCCACGGTCGCGTGAGGGACGCTGTCGCGCACGGGAACCTGCCACTGCCGGCGATCATCCGGGCGGCGGGCCTCACCGGGCCGGAAGCGGGGGCACGCACCCACCAGACGGTGTTCCAGGTCTGGAACGCCGGCCTGCGGTCCGGGGTCGATGTGCAGGATCTGCCGCTGCACCACGGCGAGCACCGGGCATCGCTGCGGCTGCTCGGCATGGAGAGCTCCGCCGGTTTCGTCCTGGCGACGATGGTGCGAGAGGACAGCGCCGGCACCCACGTGCTGTGGAAGGACCCGACCGGAGCCGTCGGCCCCACCCGCATAGCCGAACTCGCGCACGACTACCGCTCCATACTCGACGCGGTCGCCACGAACCCCGACACGCCGCTGATCGACGTCCGGTGGGACTTGAAGGCAGACCCCGGACGCGTCGAACAGACACGGCCCGGCCCTTCCGCGGAGCGGGCCGCGGACGAGTCGGTGACGGAGATGGCCCGTCTGTGGGCCGACGTGCTCGGCGTACGGGAGATCGGCCCGGAAGACTCGTTCTTCGAGCTGGGGGGACACTCCCTGCTGGCGGAGAAGCTGGTGCTCGCGGTCAACAGGTTCTACGACGCCGAGGCGGCGTCGATCCGGACCCTGTTCGACCACCCCCGCCTGCACGACTTCACGGCAGCGGTGGCTCCGGCCGCCGTCCCGCAGGAGACCGACGACCTGCCGGCCGCGGACCCCGTGCCGTCCGAGCCGGACCGTGCCGCCCCGGGGACAGCACCCGCCGTCCTCGTCCGGCCCGCCTCCCCCCACCAGCAGCGCATGTGGTTCGTGGACCGGTTCGAGAACGGGGAGATCTATCCGGCGGCGCCGACCTACCACAACCTGAGACTCGTGCTGCGGCTTCCCGAAACCCCCGAGCGGTCCCGGCTGGACGCCGCTGTCTCGGCGGTGGTGCGGGCGCACGAGGCGCTGCGCACCACGTTCGACCACGTGGACGGCCAGGTGGTGCAGCGCATCCACGAGACCGTCCCGGTGCGCCCGGAGTGGCTGCCCGCCGGCACCGGCCCAGAAGCGCTGCGCGCGGTGGCCACCGCACCGTTCGACCTGGTCGACGGCCCGCTGCTGCGCGTCACCGTGCTGCCGCACGAAGACGGCTCGGCCTGGCTGGCGCTGACCGCCCACCAGGCCGTCGCGGACGACCACTCGCTGCGGCTCCTCGCCCGGCAGCTCCTCGGCGACCTCCCCGAACCCAGCAGCTTCAACGCCTGGCACGAGGCGATACCGGAAGAGGCGCGGCGCGCGGACATCGAGGCACGCGCCGCCGTGCTCAGCCCTCCGCCCGAACCCCTGCGCCTGCCCGAACGGCGTCAGCGCGACGCCGTCCACGTCTACGAGGAGGCCACGGTCGGCTTCTCGGTGCCGCCGGACACAGCGGTCGGCACGCTCGCCGAAGGACTCGGCGTAGCCCCCGTGGACGTGCTGCTGGCCGCCTTCACCGCCGTCCTCGGCTGGTACACCGGACAGACCGACTTGGTGCTGGGTCTGACCCACCCGGGACGCCGCGACGCCGACCGCCACATCGTCGGTCCCCTGTCCAACCTGCTGCCGCTGCGCTTCGAGGCGCAGCCGGACCTCACCTTCGACCGGCTGGCGACCGCGGTCGCGGCCGAGCGCGCGCACGCCCGACGGCACGAGCACGCACAGTTCGACGAACTGGTACGCCGGATCGACCCGGTCAAGGACATGAGCCGCACCGCCCTGTTCGACGTCCTCGTCACGGTCCTCGACGAAACCGGGCCGCAGGAGGAGGCCGGCCTCGCGGGCGGCTACGGCAAGTACGACCTGCACCTCGTGCTGCGCGGGGAGGACGGCGGCCACCGGGGCGTCCTCGTCTTCAACAGCCGCTACTTCGACCACGACCAGATCGCCGCCCTCGCGGAGCACTTCACGGCGGTCCTGCGGCAGCTCGCGAAGCGGCCGCACACCGCGCTCGGCGACCTGGACCCGCTGACCGACGACGAACGCCACACCCAACTGGCGGTCTGGAACGCGACCGACGCCGCGTACCGGGAGACCACCGTCCACGAACTGGTCCGGCAGACCGCCGGGCGCCGGCCCGAGGCCGTGGCTCTGACGCACGAAGGCACGGACATCACCTACGGACAGCTGCTCGCCCGCTCCCGGCGGCTCGCGAAGGTCCTCGTCGAACGCGGCGTGCGGCCCGGGGAACTCGTCGCCCTGCTGCTGCCGAGAGGGCCACGGCAGATCGAGGCCATCCTCGCCGTGCTGTTCGCGGGGGCCGCGTACCTGCCGGTCGACCCGGCGGGGCCGCGGGAGCGGGCGGCCTTCATCCTCAACGACTCCGGAACCCGGCTCGCGGTGACCCCGGACGGCGCCGGCATCCCTGGGTTTTCCGGGGCCACCGTGGCGGTCGACGCCGAACCCGGCGCCGACTACGACCTGCCTCCGGTGGCCGCCGACGCGCCCGCCTACTGCATCTACACCTCCGGCACCACCGGAAAGCCGAAGGGTGTGGTGATCACCCACCGGAACCTGGTGCGGCTCGTCACCAACGAGCGCTTCCCGTTCGTGTTCGGACCGAGCGACGTGTGGACGATGTTCCACTCCTACGCCTTCGACTTCTCGGTCTGGGAGATCTTCGGCGCGCTCGTGCACGGCGGCAGGCTGGTGCTCGTGACCGAGGAGCAGGCCCGCGACCCGGAGCAGTTCTGGACGCTGCTGCAACGGGAAGGCGTCACCGTACTCAACCAGACCCCGAGCGCGTTCGGCCGTATCGCGGGCCGGGAACCGGCAACGCCCAAGGGGCTCACCCGGCTGCGATACGTGATCTTCGGAGGCGAGGCCCTGCGCCCGGCGATACTGGGCGACTGGCTGGAACGCCGTCCCCATGTGCGGCTGGTGAACATGTACGGCATCACCGAGACCACGGTGCACGCCAGCATCCACACCGTCACCCGGGCGGACGTCGAAGCGGACGCCAGCGTCATCGGCCGGCCCATCCCCACCACCCGGCTGCTGCTCCTGGACCGGCTGACGGGCCGTCGGCTGCTGCCGGTCGGCGCGGTCGGTGAGATCCACGTCGGCGGTGACGGGGTCGCGGGCGGCTACGCCGGCAGGCCCGAGCTGACCTCGCAGCGGTTCGTCGAGTCGCCGTTCGGTGACGGGAAGCTGTTCCGCAGCGGCGACCTGGCCCGGTACCGACCGGACGGAGCACTGGAATTCATCGGCCGGGCCGACGACCAGGTACAGCTTCGCGGATACCGCATCGAACCCGGCGAGGTGCGCGCCGCATTGCTCGAACACCCGCAGGTCCACGACGCCGCGGTGCTGACCGAGCCGGACCGCCTCATCGGAGTAGTGGCCACCACCGCCCCGCTCACCCGGCGCGACCTCTACGACCACCTGCTCGCCAAAGTGCCCGGTTACATGATCCCGGGAGAGTTCCGCACCGTCCCGGAAATTCCGCTGACGACCAACGGAAAGGTGGACGAGGAAGCGCTGCGCCGCCAACCGGGGACACTCCCGGCCGACCACGCGGCCGCGGAACCGGTCACCGCCGGGAGCGGCACGGCGGCGGTCCTCGGGCAGCTGTGGTCGGAACTGCTCGGTGTCTCCTCGGTGAAACCCGACGACTCGTTCTTCGCGCTGGGCGGCCATTCCATCAACGCGGTCTCGCTGATCGCACGGATCCAGCAGCACTTCGGTGTGAAACTGCCGATGCGCGCCCTGTTCGAGCACTTCCGCCTGAGCGCCCTCGCCGCGCTCGTCGACCGCCAACTCGTCGACCGCGCGCCCGCCGTCACCCCGGACGCGGCGACGGCCGCCGACCAGATGCCGGCTGCCGGCCCACTTCAGCGCCAACTCTGGCTCGCGGAGCAGGTCGAGGAGCGCTCCCGCAACACGGTCGTGCTGTCCTGGAAGGCCGAGGGGCCGCTCGACCTGGCGGTGCTGAACCGTGCACTGGCCGGGTTGGTCGCGGGGCACGAGATCCTGCGCACCGCGTTCGTGACCGACGGCGGCGCGCTGCGCCAGGTCATCCGGGAGCCGTGGCAGCCCCGCATCGAGCTGGTGTTCGTCGCCGACCCCGCCGAGCCGGACGAGGAACTGGCCCAATGGCTCGAAGAAACCGCGGCGCAGCCCTTCGACCTGGAGTCCGGACGTCTGCTGCGGTTCGCCGTGGCGGACCTCGGACACTCGCACGCACTGCTGGTGTGCGCACACCACCTCGTCATCGACGGGGAATCGGTCCCGACGCTGCTGTCGGAGCTCGACCGCTACTACCGTGCCGTCGCCGACGGAGTCCCCGCCGAACCGCCGCGCACCCAGTACCGCGAGTTCGCGGCCACCGGCGAAGCGGCCCGCGGAGGCGAGCGGCAGCGCCGTGACCTCGACTTCTGGAGTGAACGGCTCGACGGAGTCGACAGCACGGTCGAGTTCCCGGAGCCGCCGGCGACGCCCGAGCCGGACGGCGCGGTCACGGTGCCGTTGCCGGCCGGCCTGGGACAGCGGCTGCGGCACCTCCAGACCCGCCACTCGGTGTCCTGGTTCATGGTGGTGGGCGCGGCGCTGGTGACCGCCCTGCACCGCTGGACCGGCCAGACCGCTCTGACGGTGGGCGTCCCCGCTGTCCAGCCGGACCGGGGCGCCTTCCCGGACCTGATCGGGCCCACCCTGAACACCGTCGTGCTGCGGTCCGACGTCACCGCGAACAGCTCGCTCGGCGACGTACTGGCCGCGCTGAGGACGGAGACGCTCGACGCGTTCGCGCACGGCGACGCCCCGTTCGAGGACGTCCTTCAGCGGCTGGCCCCGGTACGCCGGCCAGGACGCTCGCCGTACACCGATGTCACGTTGAACATGAACCTGCGCAGCGACCGCAAGGCGGAGCTGGGAGGAACGTATCTGCGGCCGGTCTTCCTCGACCGGCTCGGTGCCAGGGAGGCCAAGACAGGCATCACCCTGACCGTGGCCGAAGAGGACGGTGAGCTGACGGCCGTGCTGTCCTACCAGGGGACGCGGGTCTCGGCGAAGCAGGCCGGTGTGCTGGCCGCGGCGGTCGGCGACATTCTCGTCGGCCTGGCGGACGCTCCGGAGCGGGCACTGGCCGAGCCCGTCAATGCGCACCGGCCGTGGAAGTGA
- a CDS encoding carbohydrate ABC transporter permease — MTTDTTTMPRTEKTAPPGHAAPRRGKRRTAGRRRGLGSYAVVAAVTVFVLAFLAPFAIILLNSFKTSADYRSHGSLSWPEHWNWSIIGDVWERVDFTRKLINSIEISLGVVLIAVVVALFNAYAIGIGRIRWRTAFLVFFLGVNVLPQEGLVYPVYYLFKEMGLYDGKLGYTILVGVTYSAFGTYLLSSVFAGFPKELIEAASLDGAGRWTILWRIILPMSWPTLSVMCVFFFVWSWNEFLYPLVLLISNDNQTVPLGLSVMQGQYTSDPTAMSAAALLGVIPMVVFFLLFQRSLTRGVTAGAVK, encoded by the coding sequence ATGACCACCGACACCACCACCATGCCCCGCACGGAAAAGACGGCACCCCCCGGCCACGCGGCGCCCCGCCGCGGCAAGCGGCGAACAGCCGGCAGACGCCGCGGCCTCGGCTCCTACGCCGTCGTGGCCGCCGTCACCGTCTTCGTCCTGGCCTTCCTCGCCCCGTTCGCGATCATCCTGCTCAACTCCTTCAAGACCAGCGCCGACTACCGCTCCCACGGATCGCTGTCCTGGCCGGAGCACTGGAACTGGAGCATCATCGGCGACGTCTGGGAGCGCGTCGACTTCACCCGGAAGCTGATCAACAGCATCGAGATCAGCCTCGGTGTCGTCCTCATCGCCGTCGTCGTCGCCCTCTTCAACGCCTACGCCATCGGCATCGGCCGCATCCGCTGGCGCACCGCCTTCCTCGTCTTCTTCCTCGGCGTCAACGTCCTGCCGCAGGAGGGCCTGGTCTACCCCGTCTACTACCTGTTCAAGGAGATGGGCTTGTACGACGGGAAACTCGGCTACACCATCCTGGTCGGCGTCACCTACAGCGCGTTCGGAACGTATCTGCTCTCCTCCGTCTTCGCCGGCTTCCCCAAGGAACTCATCGAAGCCGCCTCCCTCGACGGTGCCGGCCGCTGGACCATCCTCTGGCGCATCATCCTGCCCATGAGCTGGCCCACCCTGTCCGTGATGTGCGTCTTCTTCTTCGTCTGGAGCTGGAACGAGTTCCTTTATCCCCTCGTCCTGCTCATCTCCAACGACAACCAGACCGTCCCCCTCGGCTTGTCCGTCATGCAGGGCCAGTACACCAGCGACCCCACCGCCATGAGCGCCGCCGCCCTCCTCGGCGTCATCCCCATGGTCGTCTTCTTCCTCCTCTTCCAGCGCTCCCTCACCCGCGGCGTCACCGCAGGCGCCGTGAAGTAA
- a CDS encoding helix-turn-helix transcriptional regulator yields the protein MASQSAHSEGAELGRYLRARRTQTSPEHVGLTPGAGVRRTPGLRREELATLAGISIDYYVRLERGKETRPSPAVLDALARALRMDDQEHQHLRELAARAARYVPEPPPAPGRTVRPHLKLLLESLRPNPAYVISRSMDVLAWNPGGLALYAGLDDWPVKHRNLARYLFLHPAARDLFPEWDRQTTACVARLRAVAGTAPDAPDLTHLVGELLLKSPDFAGLWERYEVTGRKPAHKTFQHPQVGTLTLTSQSLHVEGTPGQRIGVYTAEPGTADHDALLLLDMTAPRQTHRPVSETTGPQSHTSSS from the coding sequence ATGGCATCCCAGAGCGCGCACAGCGAGGGCGCCGAGCTGGGCCGCTACCTGCGCGCCCGCCGCACCCAGACCAGCCCCGAGCACGTCGGCCTCACTCCCGGCGCCGGCGTACGCCGCACTCCCGGCCTGCGCCGCGAGGAGCTGGCCACCCTCGCCGGCATCAGCATCGACTACTACGTCCGCCTGGAACGCGGCAAGGAGACCCGCCCCAGCCCCGCCGTCCTGGACGCGCTCGCCCGCGCCCTGCGCATGGACGACCAAGAACACCAGCACCTGCGCGAGCTGGCCGCCCGCGCCGCCCGCTACGTCCCGGAACCACCGCCCGCGCCCGGCCGCACCGTGCGCCCTCACCTGAAGCTGCTGCTCGAGTCGCTGCGTCCGAATCCCGCGTACGTCATCAGCCGAAGCATGGACGTGCTCGCCTGGAACCCCGGCGGCCTCGCCCTGTACGCGGGCCTGGACGACTGGCCCGTCAAGCACCGCAACCTCGCCCGCTACCTTTTCCTGCACCCCGCGGCCCGCGACCTCTTCCCCGAATGGGACCGCCAGACAACCGCCTGCGTCGCCCGCCTGCGCGCCGTCGCCGGCACCGCACCCGACGCCCCCGACCTCACCCACCTCGTCGGCGAACTCCTCCTGAAGAGCCCCGACTTCGCCGGGCTGTGGGAACGCTACGAGGTGACCGGCCGCAAACCGGCCCACAAGACGTTCCAGCACCCACAGGTCGGAACCCTCACCCTCACGTCACAGTCCTTGCACGTGGAAGGCACCCCCGGCCAGCGCATCGGCGTCTACACCGCCGAACCCGGCACCGCCGACCACGACGCCCTGCTCCTCCTGGACATGACCGCACCACGGCAGACGCACCGACCCGTTTCCGAAACCACCGGACCGCAGTCGCACACCTCGAGCAGCTGA